In the Triticum aestivum cultivar Chinese Spring chromosome 2B, IWGSC CS RefSeq v2.1, whole genome shotgun sequence genome, AACCGAGGAAGATTTTTCCGAACACACAGGGAGAGAAGAACTCGCTGCAAGCCAGAGACTGCAGATTCAAGAGTTACAAGATGCCAGCATTGGAAgctagtttaggggctactgagggagtcctggactaagggatcctcgggcTGCGGGACTATTCCTTATGGGCCGGACAGGTGGGCCGTTGTATGACTACTACGGGACCGAGCTACAAGGTGACTCCGTGTCCGGACAGGAAACCCTCGAAGTCTTGGTGTGTCCTCCAACTCAAGATAGAAGATTCGACATGTTTATTTCCCTTGTTGTAACCAATCATGtgtaaccctagtacccctggtgcctatataaaccggagggtttagtccgtggagGCTAGACCAACAACCATTATCCTACTAGTCTAAGGTTTAGTTcatctaatctcgtggtagatcgactctgtgaTCATCCTATtcacatcaatataatcaagcaggacgtagggttttacctcttagagagggcccgaacctgggtaaacactgtgtccttcgtcccttgttccccattgatccaagatccacagctcgggaccccctactcgagatccgccgcttttgacaccgacacccaccacgGTTGAGCTCTCCATGTTTGGCGGCCTTCCTCTTGCCGCCTCTGTTGTACCCGCTGCCACCCTTCCCTTTGCAACATTCATCGTTGtagatgcctcctcctcctcaatcccTTCCATCCATGGCGTCAATATCATCGGCCTCGCCCAATTCAAGCTCGACCTCGTTGGTCTCACCATCAATCGTTGACGCATTGATACGGGGTAAACCTCATGGGTGGTCTGTTCTTTACGAATTGGAGGTGGTTTAGAGAAGAAACACAAGCATAAATTGCAAACAAAGGAAAAATACAAAGAGCATATCACTCAAGGGACAAGATCGACACTAATTACTCTTCATAACCCTAACCCAAGTCCTTCTGGAGCGTTCGGAATTCGGCATCAGCTCCAGAGTAGGTTCCGAAATTGGTTGGGAGTTCTGTTGGCTCTTTGTTTAGCTGCGGAACCTGCTCTAGAAGAAGTGTCAAAATCCGACTGTCTGGAGCGTTGCTCCGGAACTTTAGAAGCTACTTCTAGCAGGTGTCTCGACGCTTCCAAGAGACACATTTGCAAGTGGGACTATATAAGCCCACTTCATCTTCCCCAAGAGGCATCCATCCATTGACTTTTGAAttgttcttcttctctctcttactCCATTTCTCAAAAGCTAGAAACTACCCAATCATCCACTTCCCTTCATGAAAACACTTCACATCTCTTAAGGGTGTACCACTTTTTTTTTCAAGTCAGCTTAAGAAGTTCAAAAGATAAAGTCACTCTCCATATTCTTGGCTAGTGGAATGGAAGCAAGATTTCAAAGTCCACCAAACTTATTTACCGTTGGGGACTGCTCTCCTTGCCATGCATCTGCACTTGTCTAACCCTTTGCCTAGTCGTCACCACCACCCATGGCCGGCCTCGCCTCAAATGGACCGAACGGTAATCTTTTTTCGTCTAATTAATAGCCAATGTGAAAACAATATGCACACACAAAGCCACCGTGAGTTGAGACTcaagagcaaaactataaagcaaGGTGTTTATACATGTGCTTAAAATCCCACTTAATTCGGCACATCTCCTGTAGAAATAAGCAATGATACTTAAACAAAACTTGATTTATTTTTCGAACACCTACTTAAATACCTTGCATTGCATCCTAGTACAAGCCATCGGTAAATCCAAACCACGAGTCACCATCGACCTCAAGCACCACATGAAAACACACAAAATTTTCTCGATATTTACTTCTCAAACGCAAATTGAAAAATCAAGCCCAGTGGCTGCAGCGGCAGCAGTGGCCATGGACGAGAGGctcgcccagccgccgccgccgccgcaattcCAGCTCGGGAACCCCATGTCCGGCCCGGCGTCGCCCTACTCCGCGCTCCACCCTCTCCTCCTCCCGTCCACGAACCCGCACCTCCTCCTCAAGCCCAAGACGCTGACcctctcgctctcctcctcctccctcgcctcgatgccctcctcctcctccccgcccgcCCCCGCCTCCGACGCATGGGAACTCGTCCACCCAACCGTCCCCGTTGCCGCCGCTTCCCCCATAGACGGCGGCCTCGACGACTGCGCCATCTTCCCACCGCGCCTTCACGAGGGCCTGGGGCTCGAGGCGGAGGCCGAGGAGGCCGCGACCaaggaagagaaggaggaggagactgATGACGAGGTGGAGTGGCTGTGGGGGTGGGGGAGATGCCGCGCGGCGGCGACGCGCGCGTGGGCGGCCGGGTCAGGGGCCGTGCTCGTGCATGGAGAGTGCGGATGTCCCGGGGTGAGGCCGGCCGTCTggtcggccgcggcggcggccgttGTGGTTGGCGCGCTGTTGTACGTGCGCCGGCGAGACAGGAGGGAGAGGGACCTCCTCGTCATGCTCTCGCAGGAGAAGGATAAGGTTTGTGGATCTGGACAACCTTTGGTCATGATGTGAATGCCATCTCTGTGTTTGGCAGATCTCCAACTTAAGTTGAATTGATTGATTGGACCCAAGATATCTTATTGGCATCTACATCATCATTAGTATTACTGACATTCAAACAATTGATAATTTGGGAAGCCTTGATGTATGGATGAACCTTTGAGAAGCCGTTTCTATATTTTGTTCTTACAATTGATATTTGTTCTTACAATGGTTGATGTTGGGGATGACTGGGAGATGAGCAGATATCCTTTATTCACTCCATTTGagtgtcttttgacaattggtgtGTCAGTCATGGATGATTAGAGGTCTTGGTTTTGGGGCTGGGTTCAGGGAAGCAAATGGTGTAGAAGACTTTGTACGCTTCGTTTAGGTAGTGTTTTTGCCATGTTTCACAGGTTCCAAATAAACTGTACATCTCCATCTTAGCCTTTATCTTGtaataattgatgtgtacctttgtCATAGCCTTCTGTCTAAACATACTCTACCAAATAACTGTCTGTATTTCTCTCATCTACGGTTGCTACTGCTGAGTCTTGTGAATAAGGTAGAAATGCATTTGGCAGATTGGCACTTTAACATATGATCATTTTTTGATGTCCCCTCATTATATTCTTATTTTTCTTGTCGCAGAGGATAGCACAACTTCTGCATCAAATTGCTTTACTGAGTGACATCAGAGGCGGCAGCGAAGCAATTAAAATTATGAGGAACTCTTAACCGTTGCTTCACTGTAGATGAGGTTTGGTTGTAATACTGTGTAGCACTTTGGTTAGGTAGTTGCAGCATGTTTTCATCCGGAAGTGCTCCAGGACCGTGTACCTTGATCGAGTAATTATAGCTCAGTGCAATTGGAGAACTGCAAAATATCAGctctggaccccccccccccccccccctgttttTAAGATTTGTAAATAGATGAGTGATAGCATTATCAGTTATAAATTTGTGGAAAAGATGTTCAAATTATTATGCTGGACCCAGATCGTATATATGAATAATTTATATTTTCAATTATTATCTTGATGGATCTGCTGAACCTTGAATTTAACGAGTACAGTTATCTTTGATCTTAATGAGTACAGTTTAAGCGATCATAAATGAACCTCTCCAGTGATTCATATGACCAGGCCACTCATTTTTGGAGGAACAGATTGATACTGGTTATATGGGAGAAGAAAATGAAAACAAAGAACAGATATACACTTCGCTGCTTCTTTGTTTCATTACCTTTTAAACGGCAGGAGCTTCGAATTTGAAAGTTTACACACAGTTTGGAACATTTCCACGTACAAAAACAATGGTCGAAGTTGCACCATCTTGCATATATCTGATGTTTGTGTAACTGGAGAATTGCAAACATCAGCTCTGGAAACCCCCCTTTGTTGTTAAGATTTGTAAATAGATGAGTGATAACATTATCAgttataaatttgttgaaaaattgtTAAATTAATGCTGGACTCAGGTCCTACATATGAATAATTTCTATTTTCAATTATGAACTTGCTGGATCTGCTGAACCTTAAATTTAACTTGAGTACCATGGTGATTTTCTTTGATCTTAACTACAGTTTAACCGAACATAAATGATACTGACCAGTGATTCATATGTCCAGGCCGCTCATTTTCGAAGCTAAGAACCCCAGTGTTCATGAACGGAACAGATTGATACTGGTTATGTACTGGAGAAGAAATGAAAAATAAAGAACAGATGTACGCCAAGCTGCTTCCTTGTTCATTTCCTTATAAACAGCAGGACCTTCAAATTTGTAAATTTACACACAGTTTCGAAAGATGCTGTGCACTGTTGTTCATGCAATAAGCAGAGATGTAATCAGCTGTTCATGAGCAGGAAATGTCTAATTCGTTATTACAAAAACCAAGCAAGAAATGGCTTCCTTGAGAGCTAGAATCAGTAGGAAATAATATGCACGAACCAATTCACCATTCACTCAGACTTACGATCATTCAGAAAAGAGCTCAGCTCTTAGCCACCTTAACACGTGGTACTAACAAATGCTTTTGTACAAAAAGAATTCTAGACGCAGTCAAGAAATCTGCAGAAAATCAACTGGTAGCAGCGCAGCAAGATTCACATCCAGCAGACCAAGGAATCAACAAACGAGCAAGAGAACACATGTCCGTCTACTTTATACAGAGCGATCTGGCATCCTTTGGGAATGTTTCGACAGCACGGCGATCACACGGGGACTCGTCTGCCTCTGAACCGGGTGAGCAACTGCGAAATTCGAGTAGGAAACATCAGTAAGAACTAAGAACAATGGAGACTGAGATGTAATCATATGGTTCATCAATCTCCATATAAACAATCTCTCACAGAAAAAATCTCCATATAAACAAAGTTGCGACCAAATTAGGTTGGACTTCAGGAAAATTTAGGCAGAAAGCAATAGCAAAGCCGCAAAGAACGAACACATTATCTTACCGAAGTCACGTAAGGGTGCTGGAAAATCCAGCCGACGGTGGGGTTCTTTTGCAGGTAAACAGCAGCAGTAGGCCAGAAGCCGCTGTGAGGAAATTCAGTAGCAGTCAGATACAATACCCAAAGGTTTCTACCATTTCTTAATGCACACTGAAAACCAGACATCAGATGACCATATAAATGCACGACACAGGATTTACAAACCTGAACAGCACGGCAAAGCCATACGATTCCGCCATCATTCCGAAGACAGGCCAACCAATGAGGACGAGGAAAAGTCCGATCCCAAAAGCAATCGAACCCTGCACATTCAGGTGAATCATGTTAGCTCATAACTGAATTGGAACTGAACAGTTTGGATGCATGACTGTTCTTAGGCTTGCATTGTTACATGTATAGGACCTTGTGATTCTTAGGCTTGGTGAAGAACTGTACGGTTGACTTCAGCCCAATGGTTAGTGAAACACCAGACACGAAGAGAATCTGACAACATG is a window encoding:
- the LOC123041053 gene encoding vesicle transport protein GOT1, producing MVSFDINDRTKIGLGLTGFGVLFSFLGILMLFDKGFLAMGNILFVSGVSLTIGLKSTVQFFTKPKNHKGSIAFGIGLFLVLIGWPVFGMMAESYGFAVLFSGFWPTAAVYLQKNPTVGWIFQHPYVTSLLTRFRGRRVPV
- the LOC123041052 gene encoding uncharacterized protein; its protein translation is MDERLAQPPPPPQFQLGNPMSGPASPYSALHPLLLPSTNPHLLLKPKTLTLSLSSSSLASMPSSSSPPAPASDAWELVHPTVPVAAASPIDGGLDDCAIFPPRLHEGLGLEAEAEEAATKEEKEEETDDEVEWLWGWGRCRAAATRAWAAGSGAVLVHGECGCPGVRPAVWSAAAAAVVVGALLYVRRRDRRERDLLVMLSQEKDKRIAQLLHQIALLSDIRGGSEAIKIMRNS